From Rubrivirga sp. SAORIC476, a single genomic window includes:
- a CDS encoding CBS domain-containing protein — MTVASLLSPLDPLATTDTVGEALVELATAHLAHLPVLDPTDRLDSVVTEAALRAYPDPEAPIGALVAGEPVAIRPDTHVFDAAHLLRQHGLSMLPVVDEEGVYEGLVVRQDVFAQLAHMLATEEPGAIVVLDAARDNFSLGQVAQIIEQNGVRILSVSTEDDPGAGRVQVTLKLNVSDTARVRHVMAHHDYRVTAVFDEAEDDLEERAAAFLRYLNV; from the coding sequence ATGACCGTTGCTTCCCTCCTCAGCCCGCTCGACCCGCTCGCCACGACGGACACCGTCGGCGAAGCGCTCGTCGAGCTCGCGACCGCCCATCTCGCGCACCTGCCGGTGCTCGACCCGACCGACCGACTCGACTCGGTGGTGACCGAGGCGGCTCTCCGCGCCTACCCGGACCCTGAGGCACCGATCGGCGCGCTCGTCGCGGGCGAGCCCGTCGCCATCCGGCCGGATACCCACGTCTTCGACGCGGCCCACCTGCTCCGCCAGCACGGCCTGAGCATGCTCCCGGTGGTGGACGAGGAGGGCGTCTACGAAGGTCTCGTCGTCCGCCAGGACGTATTCGCGCAACTCGCCCACATGCTGGCCACCGAGGAGCCGGGCGCGATCGTGGTGCTGGACGCCGCACGGGACAACTTCTCGCTCGGTCAGGTGGCCCAGATCATCGAACAGAACGGCGTCCGCATCCTGTCCGTGTCGACGGAGGACGACCCCGGCGCGGGGCGTGTCCAGGTGACGCTCAAGCTGAACGTGTCCGACACGGCGCGCGTCCGCCACGTGATGGCCCACCACGATTACCGCGTCACGGCCGTCTTCGATGAGGCCGAGGACGATCTGGAAGAGCGCGCTGCCGCCTTCCTCCGCTACCTGAACGTGTAA
- the gyrB gene encoding DNA topoisomerase (ATP-hydrolyzing) subunit B, with translation MSATDRPYENAATPDGQTPTPPANALAVPPSAGDGAPARGDYGAGNIQVLEGLEAVRKRPAMYIGDVGVRGLHHLVYEVVDNSIDEALAGYCDHIEVVIHKDNSISVSDDGRGIPVAMHPTEGKPAVEVVMTVLHAGGKFDKDTYKVSGGLHGVGVSCVNALSDRLDVQVRRDGGVFKMAFEKGDTVEELTRVRDMTEGEETGTTVRFKPDASIFFDRVYRFDTLASRMRELAYLNKGITITLTDEREDDEALGAETYHSEGGLAEFVAYLDEARESLFDGEIHIEDEDADVPVELAMRYNTGYQENVLSFVNNINTHEGGTHVSGFRRALTRTLKSYADKNELLKKAKVNLSGDDFREGLTAVLSVKVQEPQFEGQTKTKLGNGEVQGAVESLVAQKLGEWLEDHPREAKTIVQKVILSAQARTAARRARELVQRKSAFGGGGLPGKLADCASKDPSESELYLVEGDSAGGSAKQARDRHFQAILPLRGKILNVEKARLDKILDNEEIKNMVTALGVQIAAGADEFSDEKLRYHKIVLMTDADVDGAHIRTLLLTFIYRYLRPLLEAGYIYIALPPLYRAKKGKKEVYAWTDQQLQEAIADMGGAAGVGVQRYKGLGEMNPEQLWSTTMDPEFRMLQLVTIDDAAAADKTFSTLMGDAVEPRRKFIERNAKYATIDT, from the coding sequence ATGTCCGCTACCGACCGCCCGTACGAGAACGCTGCCACGCCCGACGGCCAGACGCCGACGCCGCCCGCCAACGCCCTCGCCGTTCCGCCGTCCGCCGGAGACGGCGCGCCCGCGCGAGGCGACTACGGCGCGGGCAACATCCAGGTGCTCGAAGGGCTGGAGGCCGTCCGCAAACGCCCGGCCATGTACATCGGCGATGTCGGTGTTCGCGGGCTGCACCACCTCGTGTACGAGGTCGTGGACAACTCGATCGATGAGGCGCTCGCGGGCTACTGCGACCACATCGAGGTCGTCATCCACAAGGACAACTCGATCTCGGTGTCGGACGACGGTCGTGGCATCCCCGTGGCCATGCACCCCACCGAGGGCAAGCCCGCCGTCGAGGTGGTGATGACGGTCCTGCACGCAGGCGGCAAGTTCGACAAGGACACCTACAAGGTGTCGGGCGGCCTCCACGGCGTCGGCGTGAGTTGCGTCAACGCGCTCTCGGACCGCCTCGACGTCCAGGTGCGCCGCGACGGGGGCGTCTTCAAGATGGCCTTCGAGAAGGGCGACACGGTCGAGGAGCTGACCCGCGTCCGCGACATGACCGAGGGCGAGGAGACCGGAACGACGGTCCGCTTCAAGCCGGACGCGAGCATCTTCTTCGACCGCGTCTACCGCTTCGACACGCTGGCCTCACGCATGCGTGAACTGGCGTACCTCAACAAGGGCATCACGATCACACTCACCGACGAGCGCGAGGACGACGAGGCGCTGGGCGCCGAGACGTACCACTCGGAGGGCGGCCTGGCCGAGTTCGTGGCCTATCTCGACGAGGCGCGCGAGTCGCTCTTCGACGGCGAGATTCACATCGAGGACGAGGACGCCGACGTGCCCGTGGAGCTGGCGATGCGTTACAACACGGGCTACCAGGAGAACGTCCTGTCGTTCGTCAACAACATCAACACGCACGAGGGCGGCACGCACGTGTCCGGCTTCCGCCGCGCGCTGACGCGGACGCTCAAGAGCTACGCCGACAAGAACGAGCTCCTCAAGAAGGCCAAGGTCAACCTCTCCGGCGACGACTTCCGGGAAGGCCTCACAGCCGTCCTGAGCGTCAAGGTCCAGGAGCCGCAGTTCGAGGGCCAGACCAAGACCAAGCTGGGCAACGGCGAGGTCCAGGGCGCCGTCGAGAGCCTCGTCGCTCAGAAGCTCGGCGAGTGGCTGGAGGACCACCCCCGCGAGGCCAAGACGATCGTGCAGAAGGTGATCCTGAGCGCGCAGGCGCGGACGGCGGCGCGCCGTGCGCGCGAGCTCGTCCAGCGCAAGTCGGCGTTCGGCGGCGGCGGCCTGCCCGGCAAGCTGGCCGACTGCGCGTCGAAGGACCCGAGCGAGTCGGAGCTCTACCTGGTGGAGGGAGACTCCGCCGGCGGCTCGGCGAAGCAGGCGCGCGACCGCCACTTCCAGGCCATCCTGCCGCTGCGCGGCAAGATCCTGAACGTCGAGAAGGCCCGCCTCGACAAGATCCTCGACAACGAGGAGATCAAGAACATGGTCACCGCGCTGGGTGTCCAGATCGCCGCCGGGGCCGACGAGTTCTCCGACGAGAAGCTCCGCTACCACAAGATCGTCCTCATGACGGACGCCGACGTGGACGGAGCCCACATCCGGACGCTCCTGCTCACGTTCATCTACCGCTACCTCCGGCCGTTGCTCGAGGCGGGCTACATCTACATCGCGCTGCCGCCCCTCTACCGCGCCAAGAAGGGCAAGAAGGAGGTCTACGCCTGGACCGACCAGCAACTGCAGGAGGCCATCGCGGACATGGGCGGCGCCGCGGGCGTCGGCGTGCAGCGCTACAAGGGGCTCGGCGAGATGAACCCCGAGCAGTTGTGGAGCACCACCATGGACCCCGAGTTCCGCATGCTGCAGCTCGTCACCATCGACGATGCCGCGGCGGCCGACAAGACGTTCTCGACGCTCATGGGCGACGCCGTCGAGCCTCGGCGCAAGTTCATCGAGCGCAACGCCAAGTACGCGACCATCGATACCTAG
- a CDS encoding glycosyltransferase family 2 protein encodes MRPDLSIVVPAYNEAESLPELADQIRAALDGAGLSFEVWLVDDGSDDGSWATIQDLHSADRRFAGVRFRRNYGKSAALAAGFRRANGRCVATLDADLQDDPAELPEMVARLDAGADLVSGWKRKRHDPWEKRIPSKFFNKVTRWLSGIPLHDFNSGIKAYRREVIESVRVYGELHRYIPLLAKWEGFTAIEEQVVNHRERIHGTTKFGLERYLRGFLDLITVVFLTRFARRPMVFFGGLGTLGFLLGFLVLVYLTVEKLVFGAGIGGRPLLLLGVMLILLGAQSFLAGLLGEMIVRPEMERADRYDVTGEILPAEAAPEPAGVRA; translated from the coding sequence ATGCGCCCCGACCTGTCCATCGTCGTTCCGGCCTACAACGAGGCCGAGAGCCTGCCCGAGCTGGCCGACCAGATCCGGGCGGCGCTCGACGGCGCGGGCCTCTCCTTCGAGGTCTGGCTCGTTGACGACGGCTCGGACGACGGGTCGTGGGCGACGATTCAGGACCTCCACAGCGCCGACCGGCGCTTCGCGGGCGTCCGCTTCCGGCGCAACTACGGCAAGAGCGCCGCGCTGGCAGCGGGCTTCCGTCGGGCCAACGGCCGCTGCGTCGCCACCCTCGACGCCGACCTCCAGGACGACCCGGCCGAGCTTCCCGAGATGGTCGCCCGCCTCGACGCCGGGGCGGACCTCGTGAGCGGGTGGAAGCGGAAGCGGCACGATCCCTGGGAGAAGCGCATCCCGTCCAAGTTCTTCAACAAGGTCACGCGCTGGCTGTCGGGGATCCCGCTGCACGACTTCAACTCAGGCATCAAGGCGTACCGACGCGAGGTGATCGAGAGCGTCCGTGTGTACGGTGAGCTGCACCGCTACATCCCACTGCTGGCGAAGTGGGAGGGGTTCACGGCCATCGAAGAGCAGGTCGTCAACCACCGCGAGCGCATCCACGGGACGACGAAGTTCGGCCTGGAGCGCTACCTGCGCGGCTTCCTCGACCTGATCACGGTCGTCTTCCTGACGCGGTTCGCGCGCCGGCCGATGGTGTTTTTCGGGGGACTGGGCACGTTGGGCTTTCTGCTCGGCTTCCTCGTGCTGGTGTACCTGACCGTCGAGAAGCTGGTCTTCGGCGCGGGCATCGGCGGGCGCCCGCTGCTCCTGCTGGGCGTCATGCTGATCCTGCTGGGAGCCCAGTCCTTCCTCGCCGGACTGCTCGGCGAGATGATCGTGCGGCCCGAGATGGAGCGGGCGGACCGCTACGACGTGACGGGCGAGATCCTCCCGGCCGAGGCGGCCCCGGAGCCCGCCGGGGTGCGGGCGTAG
- a CDS encoding glycosyltransferase, with the protein MARIALIGPAWPYRGGIAHFQASVARALAARGHEVSAVTFSRQYPEALFPGTTQYEDGPPSPDLPVAPRLIDSIDPRSWFRAARHVADAGAEVAVLQVWMPFMGPAFGVIARRLWKRGIRVVAVVHNAIPHERRPGDRALSRYGLSACDGLIVLSDQVREDLATLGITAPIRQRAHPAYDTFGDPTPKADARARLGLPADVPVFLFFGFIRRYKGLHVLLDAWAGVRRRVPEAVLVVAGEFYADEATLRAQIDALEGVRLDADYIPDDQVGLYVSAADAVVQPYVTATQSGVAQIAFHFERPVITTDVGGLAEIVPDGEAGLVVPPEDPAALAAALVRFVDEGLGEKLKEGVRRARQSTSWTALAEAVEDLARL; encoded by the coding sequence GTGGCGCGGATCGCTCTGATCGGTCCGGCGTGGCCGTACCGCGGCGGCATCGCCCACTTCCAGGCGTCGGTGGCACGGGCGCTGGCCGCGCGCGGGCACGAGGTCTCGGCGGTCACCTTCTCGCGTCAGTACCCGGAGGCGCTCTTTCCCGGCACAACGCAGTACGAGGACGGTCCGCCGTCTCCGGATCTCCCGGTGGCGCCCCGGCTGATCGACTCCATCGACCCGCGCTCATGGTTTCGCGCCGCTCGACACGTCGCCGACGCGGGCGCCGAGGTGGCGGTGCTCCAGGTCTGGATGCCATTTATGGGCCCTGCGTTCGGTGTCATCGCGCGCCGACTCTGGAAACGGGGCATCCGGGTCGTGGCCGTCGTCCACAACGCGATCCCGCACGAGCGGCGTCCGGGCGACCGCGCGCTGAGCCGCTACGGGCTCTCGGCCTGTGACGGGCTGATCGTGCTGAGCGACCAGGTACGCGAGGACCTGGCGACGCTCGGCATCACCGCGCCCATCCGCCAGCGGGCACACCCGGCCTACGACACGTTCGGGGACCCGACGCCGAAGGCCGACGCCCGCGCCCGCCTCGGGCTGCCAGCAGACGTCCCCGTCTTCCTGTTCTTCGGCTTCATCCGCCGCTACAAGGGGTTGCACGTGCTGCTCGATGCCTGGGCCGGTGTCCGCCGCCGCGTGCCCGAGGCGGTGCTGGTGGTCGCGGGCGAGTTCTACGCCGACGAAGCCACGCTCCGCGCGCAGATCGACGCGCTGGAGGGCGTGCGCCTCGATGCGGATTACATCCCCGACGACCAGGTTGGGCTGTACGTCTCCGCGGCGGACGCGGTCGTGCAGCCGTACGTGACGGCCACACAGAGTGGGGTCGCCCAGATCGCGTTTCACTTCGAGCGGCCGGTTATCACGACCGACGTCGGCGGGCTGGCCGAGATCGTGCCCGACGGCGAGGCCGGGCTCGTCGTTCCTCCGGAGGACCCCGCCGCGCTGGCCGCCGCGCTGGTCCGGTTCGTCGACGAGGGGCTGGGGGAGAAGTTGAAGGAGGGCGTCCGCCGGGCCCGTCAGTCGACCTCGTGGACGGCTCTCGCCGAGGCCGTCGAGGACCTCGCCAGACTCTAG
- a CDS encoding bifunctional 2-polyprenyl-6-hydroxyphenol methylase/3-demethylubiquinol 3-O-methyltransferase UbiG: MDYDPVKDRLGAFFWKTPTRTKAFYRLLDTVFLRSWYVRRALRQRIAAMGDRPVRVLDAGTGFGQYAYWLLDTFPNVTVTAVDIKDDYLERAQAFMAQTPYAGRVAFEKADLTLPLEYADAFDLALSVDVMEHIEDDRAVFRNVLAALKPGGVFIVNTPSDQGGSGVTAEGEESFIGEHVRDGYPLAELTEKLETAGLTVVETAYAYGPAGSAAWRLLVKWPIQALNASWLTAPLVGAWYAVGGPVGLALNAVDLRADNETGTGLVVVSVRP; the protein is encoded by the coding sequence GTGGACTACGACCCCGTCAAAGACCGGCTGGGCGCCTTCTTCTGGAAGACGCCGACCCGCACGAAGGCCTTCTACCGGCTCCTCGACACCGTCTTCCTGCGTTCGTGGTACGTCCGGCGGGCCCTTCGCCAGCGGATCGCGGCGATGGGCGACCGCCCCGTCCGCGTGCTGGACGCGGGGACGGGCTTCGGGCAGTACGCTTACTGGCTGCTGGACACGTTCCCGAACGTCACCGTCACCGCCGTCGACATCAAGGACGACTACCTGGAGCGGGCGCAGGCGTTCATGGCGCAGACGCCGTACGCGGGGCGCGTCGCGTTCGAGAAGGCCGACCTGACCCTGCCGCTGGAGTATGCCGACGCGTTCGACCTCGCACTCTCGGTGGACGTGATGGAGCACATCGAGGACGATCGGGCGGTGTTTCGGAACGTGCTGGCGGCGCTCAAGCCGGGCGGCGTGTTCATCGTCAACACGCCGAGCGACCAGGGAGGGAGCGGCGTAACGGCGGAGGGAGAGGAGAGCTTCATCGGCGAGCACGTCCGTGATGGGTACCCGCTCGCGGAACTGACCGAGAAGCTGGAGACGGCGGGGCTGACGGTGGTCGAGACGGCCTACGCGTACGGCCCGGCGGGCTCGGCGGCGTGGCGGCTGCTGGTGAAGTGGCCCATCCAGGCCCTCAACGCGAGCTGGCTGACGGCGCCGCTGGTGGGCGCGTGGTACGCGGTGGGCGGGCCGGTCGGGCTGGCCCTCAACGCGGTCGACCTCCGCGCCGACAATGAGACCGGGACGGGGCTCGTCGTCGTGTCCGTGCGCCCGTAG
- a CDS encoding DUF819 domain-containing protein, with product MSASLFVAAVLCGLVALSEWLVRKTPARHIGSALLVILLTAVVANLGLIPTGSTAEAPVPVYDGIFSILAPLSIFWLLLGVDLRAVLRAGPAVVGMFLIGTAATAVGVLVGMWVVKGPETIGPSFNALGGMFAGTYTGGSLNFNAVAIGYRVMEDGPLFAGAVAVDNIVTTVWIMATLALPRLLIPFWPTRTAAADAPAAAEGPLLGIEDDTETLHPLDLGLILGLGLGALWVSEWAAGALAAAGMAVPGILILTVVALVIAQFPIAARLKGARLLGMVGVYLFLAVVGAFCDVVALRGLGSLGMTLLAFTSIAVAVHGLVVFGVARVFRVDLAIAAVTSQANVGGGTSALALARSLGRDDLVLPAVLVGSLGTALGTFVGFWVAGVALPLLLG from the coding sequence GTGTCCGCCAGCCTGTTCGTCGCCGCCGTCCTGTGTGGACTCGTCGCCCTGAGTGAGTGGCTGGTGCGGAAGACTCCCGCGCGACACATCGGGTCAGCGCTGCTGGTGATCCTGCTGACGGCGGTGGTCGCCAACCTGGGACTGATCCCGACCGGCTCGACGGCCGAGGCGCCGGTGCCGGTCTACGACGGCATCTTTTCGATCCTGGCGCCGCTGAGCATCTTCTGGCTGCTGCTGGGGGTGGACCTGCGGGCGGTGCTGCGGGCCGGTCCGGCCGTCGTCGGGATGTTTCTGATCGGGACGGCGGCGACGGCCGTGGGCGTGCTCGTGGGGATGTGGGTGGTGAAGGGGCCGGAGACCATCGGCCCGTCGTTCAACGCGCTCGGGGGGATGTTCGCGGGGACCTACACGGGCGGGAGCCTCAACTTCAACGCCGTCGCCATCGGGTACCGCGTCATGGAGGACGGGCCGCTGTTCGCGGGGGCCGTGGCCGTCGACAACATCGTGACGACGGTCTGGATCATGGCGACACTGGCGCTCCCGCGCCTGCTGATACCATTCTGGCCCACGCGCACCGCCGCTGCCGATGCGCCGGCTGCGGCGGAGGGGCCGTTGCTGGGCATCGAGGACGACACGGAGACGCTCCATCCACTCGACCTCGGGCTGATTCTGGGCCTGGGACTGGGCGCGCTGTGGGTCTCCGAGTGGGCGGCCGGCGCACTCGCCGCGGCGGGCATGGCCGTTCCGGGGATCCTGATCCTGACGGTGGTGGCGCTCGTGATCGCCCAGTTCCCCATCGCGGCCCGGCTCAAGGGCGCGCGGCTGCTGGGGATGGTGGGCGTCTACCTGTTCCTGGCGGTCGTCGGCGCGTTCTGCGACGTGGTGGCGCTGCGGGGGTTGGGCAGCCTGGGAATGACGCTGCTGGCGTTCACATCCATCGCGGTCGCCGTCCACGGCCTCGTGGTGTTCGGGGTCGCGCGGGTGTTCAGGGTGGACCTCGCCATCGCGGCGGTCACGTCGCAGGCCAACGTCGGCGGGGGGACGTCGGCGCTGGCGCTGGCGCGGAGCCTGGGCCGCGACGACCTCGTGCTGCCCGCCGTGCTGGTAGGCTCGCTGGGGACGGCGCTGGGGACGTTCGTCGGCTTCTGGGTGGCGGGGGTGGCGCTGCCCCTGCTGCTCGGGTAG
- a CDS encoding DUF971 domain-containing protein, whose translation MNPAFQPVRLEASAEDQTLTVGWADEHVSTYSYEGLRRACPCAECRGGHAGMAEPVDPIVFELPSLMTYEIEELRPAGHYALQITWGDGHSSGLFRWETLRGYG comes from the coding sequence ATGAACCCTGCATTTCAGCCCGTCCGCCTCGAAGCCTCCGCCGAGGACCAGACGCTCACCGTCGGCTGGGCCGATGAGCACGTGTCGACGTACTCCTACGAAGGCCTCCGCCGCGCCTGCCCGTGCGCCGAGTGCCGGGGCGGGCACGCGGGAATGGCCGAGCCAGTCGACCCGATCGTGTTCGAACTGCCCTCGCTGATGACGTACGAGATCGAGGAGCTGCGCCCGGCGGGCCACTACGCGCTCCAGATTACCTGGGGCGACGGTCACAGTTCGGGCCTCTTCCGGTGGGAGACGCTGCGAGGGTATGGGTGA
- a CDS encoding NAD(P)-dependent oxidoreductase — MASLAGKTIFLTGGSRGIGRAIALRAARDGANIAIASKTAEPHPKLPGTIHTVASEIEEAGGQALALQVDARDEDRVAEAIAETAERFGGIDIVVNNASAIFLAGTEATPMKRFDLMQSVNTRATFCVTQAALPHLQASAKADRDPHILVLSPPLNMDPKWFGPHVAYTISKYGMSMCVLGWGEELKEDGIAANALWPRTTIATAAVRYALGGQAMIDMSRTPDIMADAAHAVLTMPSSRTGNFFLDDEVLAEAGVTDLSGYAVTPGATEFMPDLFL; from the coding sequence ATGGCCTCCCTCGCTGGCAAGACGATCTTCCTCACCGGCGGCAGCCGCGGCATCGGCCGGGCCATCGCGCTCCGAGCCGCGCGTGATGGCGCCAACATCGCCATCGCGTCCAAGACGGCCGAGCCGCACCCCAAGCTGCCCGGCACCATCCACACGGTCGCCTCCGAGATCGAGGAGGCGGGCGGCCAGGCGCTGGCCCTTCAGGTCGACGCCCGCGACGAGGACCGCGTCGCTGAGGCCATCGCGGAGACCGCCGAGCGGTTCGGCGGCATCGACATCGTGGTCAACAACGCGAGCGCCATCTTCCTCGCGGGCACCGAGGCGACCCCGATGAAGCGGTTCGACCTCATGCAGAGCGTCAACACGCGCGCCACGTTCTGCGTGACGCAGGCCGCCCTGCCCCACCTCCAGGCGAGCGCGAAGGCCGACCGCGATCCCCACATCCTGGTCCTCAGCCCGCCGCTCAACATGGACCCGAAGTGGTTCGGCCCGCACGTCGCCTACACGATCTCGAAGTACGGCATGTCGATGTGCGTCCTCGGCTGGGGCGAGGAGTTGAAAGAGGACGGCATCGCCGCCAACGCGCTCTGGCCGCGCACCACCATCGCGACCGCTGCCGTCCGCTACGCCCTCGGCGGGCAGGCCATGATCGACATGAGCCGCACGCCCGACATCATGGCCGACGCTGCGCACGCGGTCCTGACCATGCCCTCCTCTCGCACGGGCAACTTCTTCCTCGACGACGAGGTCCTCGCCGAGGCGGGCGTCACCGACCTCTCGGGCTACGCCGTCACGCCCGGCGCGACGGAGTTCATGCCGGACCTGTTTCTGTAG